The genomic DNA GCCTCTCTCACCCCAATGAAATTTTTCCAGGtacttaatatttttaagtttattCTCCTTAATTTCCACTCAGATTATTAATTTGCTAGAGATATTAAGTGATATTTTAATATTAGAGCATATGGAAAAATCGAATAGTTAAAGCTAGATATATAAATTGATGGTCcatcatattttatattttttgaaatatttttttaagattctTTCTTTCaacatatcatttttcttaatattaattatattttaaaaaatacttttaaaaaaatatataaatatatatatatataaaagaactaattttaattcaaatttaattcaacACTCATAATATCTAAATCATAtactagaattttaaaattatcaaatgatAATGATGTATCTAATACTCATTTTACCCTTTTAACTATTCTCAATTGATTAGTAGATTTAACaattaattgaaataattatgTGGCTGGGTACATTCCACCAATTAATTGCTAAATGTATTAATTGAATGGTGAAATTTTACTCGATTATAAATgagttaaaaataattattagtcaatataatatatcaaatttaatatttgaagatataaatataattaagaaaattaaatgaATAGGTAAGACTTATTTCTATATCATTTCGAGTTCTCTATAATTTATTcatctagttctcttaattatattatatctttaaaaattaattcgtgttcaaaaatttattattcttaatatgatatattaaaataatattcgagagtataaatataattaaataaattaaataaatatataaaatttaatcttATATTATTTAAAGCTCTCTACGTTCTGAGcttaaaataatatgaaattcAGTTCTGGTTGCTACATGACGTAGAAGGATTTATAAAAATGAAATTGAACGCTTGATTaatacttttaaaacttaaatatatGATTTAAATATTCTGGAGCTTCGGGTTCAGTAATTTGCCATTAAATCAATTATAATTCGGTTCAAGTCCAGTTTTAACTGATGCCCAGCCCACATAAATTCCATCTGAATTGCAGATCTAGTGTCTCGGCTTGTGGAATGGAGGGCGAAGACGGTTCGGAATCGCAGCAGTCGCGCCACCCGGCCGGAACCCTGGATCCGGCGACCCAGAAGAGGCATGCCGCAATGATCGACCGCCTCGCTAACCTCCACCAGTCCCGCCTCCAGCAGTCCGCCGCCCGGAGCGCCTCTTCCGCCGCCTCACCTGCCTTCGAGTCCGTTGCCGCCTTCCTTACCCGCTTCGACGAATCTGGACGCGCCGTGGAGGCCGAAATCAAGCGATGCCGCGACCTTTCCGTAGACCCGGCGTCGGCTCCTTCCCTGAAGCCCGAGCTCGAGAAAGTAGCTGCCTCCATCGCCGACCTCGATCGACTCGTCGCTGAGAATTCCTACTTCCTGCCAACCTACGAGGTTCGGTCCTCCTTGAAGGCGATTTCCGTTCTGAAAGAGGCCTTGGACGCCGCGAACTCCGAGCTATTACCCAGGAAAAAGTTCTCTTTCAGAAATAAAACTTCCAAGAAAGATCCCATTTGTTTGGTTAAAGAAATCGAGGAAGAAAAAGGCCCCTCTTCGGACAAAAGGGTTCTTGCGGCGGTCCGGGACTCGCCGGGATTTAGGAACAAGGAAGGCTCGATCTTGATCAAACATTTCAGGGTCTCCGAGGAGGAAGAGGGTGATTTTACACTCTCCGATCTCAATTGTTGCGAGATCTATCTCAAAGGCCGGCTTCGAGCTCTCTTCATTCACAGGCTCACGAACTGTCGGGTCTATGCTGGTCCTGTTCTTGGGTCGATCTTAATAGAAGAGGTGAATGACTGTTTGTTGATGCTTGCGTCGCACCAGATCAGAATCCACCATGCCACAGCTACTGATTTCTATCTCCAGGTCAGAAGTCGGCCAATAATTGAGGACTGCAGTGCAGTGAGATTTGCTCCCTACCGATTGTTTTATGAAGGGATTGACACAGAGCTACGAGACTGTGGACTTGGGGAGGAAACAAGAAATTGGGCcaatgtggatgacttcaaatgGTTAAGAGCAGTGCAGTCTCCCAACTGGTCTCTGATACCGGACGAAGAACTTCTAGGCACAGTCAATGTTTCAGATGTCAAGGAGCAATGTGAAGACAAATAGCTGATTGCAACCTAAATATTCACGGTCACAAAGGGTATGCTTAATCCAGTTATGCTCTCCTCTATGTTCAAAAGTTATTTGAATGACTTAATTATTCTTGAATCAGTTATGCCATTTAGAATTGACATTAATCTTCTGTTCTATGTTCATACTTTGCTTCAACCATTGTGAACTTGCATTTTGATTCATTAACTTCTGATACGTTATCTTAATCTTGATTGATATATCTCAATAAAGCTTGAAGACCTATTTACTTGATTATTTGTCTCAAGGTGAAGGCTATAGATATCAATTGATTACAAATAATAATTATACTTATTATAGGTTAAAGCATGATATTGTGCTACATCAAACTCCTACCTTTCCATTGTAAACAAAAAGTCGGTAGAGAAGAGGATGCTTCATCCTACAAGATAAATTTTATAGTCAAAGTAGATCCATAGTAGAACATGAAAGACCTTAGTAATAATGATGTTTTAAGGTTAAGTTAAACACGTTTCCTTCGTATAGATGAAGCTTTTCTCAATTTTCCTCAGCGTAAACtcctcttctcattttccttcttttcctccctcttccTTTGTTCTCTCTTTGCAGCTTCACTTATCATGCCCTTGAAGGGGGAGGAAATCTGAATCAATATTTTTTCTTCTGTTGTTGGGTTTACTATGCACTATCTTAATCAACACAATCTTTTTGATGTTATttgatgataatttaaaaattatatgttgttaatttctaaataaagtttgtgattttttttttgaatttgcaTTTAAGTTGTCTGTATAGCCAAATTCCACCCCCACATTGCTCTCAAAATTTCAGGTCTCTTGTTTCAACTTCAATCCCTCGATCATTTACACAAGTACAAATTCCACTTTTTATGGGTCCAGATGGCTCTAGAGATATTTTCACAAAACAATCCATCATTTCCGATCTTATAATGAAACGTATAGGATTTTGTCACCTTTCCAACTATCACtccataagataagattttattggCCTAAGCCTTTATTTGTTGAGGAGAAGCTAGGCTAATTCGAAGTTGTTGATGTTTGTACCGGCCAATCATAGAATAGAAATTCTAATTCATTCAAATCAAGCTTCCTATTAATCTGGAAGTTTTTCTCATATACAAGAAAATGATTCAGTTCTATAGCTAAAGATCGTAGTTCGAACGAGTAATCGAAAAGACTCTAGAGCCACTACAAGTAAAGTTCATGCAATAGAAGGGATAGAAAAATGATGAACCGGATAACACCGAAGCTGGAGTGATTGGCCCAGCCTCGTGGAAGTTTTTCACCGGCcgctagggtaaatcgggaagcactcgCGACTGATGGTTCAGAAGTTTAATATCTCGCGGATGCAAGTCCCTTTGGGAGAAAACATCCTTATAAATGCACTGTAGCGTAATTCGGGGCAATAAAAGAGACAGAAGATAAGATTGTTAGAagtaggggtgtaaacgaatcgatCAAGCCGAATATGCTGAAAATTCTAAgtctcgaattcggctcgaaataggtatattcgagttcgaacTCGATTTGAAGCTCGAAAAATTCAAGATGTTgtgttcgagttcggttcgaattagggctcgggttcgagttcggctcgaaagatTTGAACATGTTCACAAACTATTTCGAATTATTACTTGAAAATAGGTACTCGAAAagctcgaaatttatttatttaatatatatttaacttatattaataaaatattaaggctCGCGAGCGGCTCATGAActatcgaacaatataatttgggctcaAGTTCGGTTTggaaaaaagttcgaacatggtgtcgaattcgataaattcaaatacgaatcgaatatttttcgagtcATTCATTTGCAGCCCTGGTCAGAAGATCTCCGagtacaattttatttttttgtttggtttctttgCATGTTGACTTCTCGAAGTGAGCTCTTCCCAAGCAGTCTGCTGCTTATCACTCCGGTCAACAGTGAAAATTCGTTGCGATGTCTACATTTCTACTAGTTGCTATTACTCTGGTCAACTTAGAAATCTGACAGTGAGTTTTTGACATGTCTCTTTGAATCTCTTCTATTtggcctttttttttaaaattctttatagATTATCTTTAGCAGGTTATTAGTCATAAGCAGTAACAGGTTAATTTATAATATGGTTAAGTAATTAGCAAAATAGATGAAAGTCAGTAAATGCAcctaataattattttataacttTTAATATCGTGGGTTGGAGAATTTCCATTAAAACAATCTAAAATTTGATTGACTTTAAAACTAACACTTTCTTAAgagaataaaatattttatacaaCAATTGATCCATTTGTTTTCTATTTTAACACTGTATTTGAAAGAATAGCATGTgttgtattttaaaaatcaaattgtataaattttaaaatcaacgtcattgttgatttttaaaatgtaatATTAGTGATGCTGTTCTTTAAATAATTACATAGTGATTGATGGAGGAAGAGGTAAAATAAACGTATAAAACATAAGTGTGGTTTtttgaaaattctcaaagttaGAGAAGCAGACCCATGCACTACCAACAGGAGCTGCCACGGAGTAGGTTGTAGATCGTCAGCATCTTCGGCAGAAGATGTCGCCAGAGAAGCAGCAGGTTTCAGATCATCGTCAGCAGGCGGGGCTTCAGCAGGCGCAGGTTGTAGATCGTCAGCATCTTCGGCGGAAAAAGGCGGCGGAAACGCCGCTGTGCTCCTCAGACTGTCCTCGCCGCTGCAGCTGCTCAGGCAGCAACGCGACTGCAGCAACCGATCATCTCCGAGCGCATTGGAAACCGCCAGGGAAcgaggaaataataaaagaatgaCGAGTATTTAATGCAAATTAAATATTTTCCTATTTATTTCCATCCAAGCAAGTTAAAATCCCACAATAAATCACTTAAAAAATTTCTGTACAAGAGCTTTGAGCTCTGTATGCAAAGGTGTACCCGGCCTACATACACTTTCCCTACTATAATATATAAAGGCTTCAGcaaatcattgaacaaattgCTCAATCAGAAGGCCTTTTGAAACCTATAGATTAGTGACAAAAGATAGTTTACATCGAAAGAGCCAAAGATCTatggaaggaaataaaagaattCCAGTCTTTTTCTATGAGTAATCTAGCTGAAACAAAACACTTCCCGGCATTCATGATCTCATGAAGCTCGTAAAAATCTCCTGAAAGTAGTCCCTGATTGTTGTATTGCTGTATCAAACTGTGCCTTTGGGCTCAGTATAACCTGAAGGCTTGTTAGGTAGTTCTATCTTGTTTCAGATTTGCTTATTTT from Zingiber officinale cultivar Zhangliang chromosome 4A, Zo_v1.1, whole genome shotgun sequence includes the following:
- the LOC121971713 gene encoding tubulin-folding cofactor C-like — its product is MEGEDGSESQQSRHPAGTLDPATQKRHAAMIDRLANLHQSRLQQSAARSASSAASPAFESVAAFLTRFDESGRAVEAEIKRCRDLSVDPASAPSLKPELEKVAASIADLDRLVAENSYFLPTYEVRSSLKAISVLKEALDAANSELLPRKKFSFRNKTSKKDPICLVKEIEEEKGPSSDKRVLAAVRDSPGFRNKEGSILIKHFRVSEEEEGDFTLSDLNCCEIYLKGRLRALFIHRLTNCRVYAGPVLGSILIEEVNDCLLMLASHQIRIHHATATDFYLQVRSRPIIEDCSAVRFAPYRLFYEGIDTELRDCGLGEETRNWANVDDFKWLRAVQSPNWSLIPDEELLGTVNVSDVKEQCEDK